DNA sequence from the Bradyrhizobium sp. CIAT3101 genome:
CGATGACGTTGCCGACCACGGCCGAAGCGCCGAACGGAAGACCGCCGCCGATCGTGGATGCGAGCACCGGATCCGCCGCCGTTTCCGACCCGGTCGCGGTGATCAGGACGTTGCCGCTCGCGGAAATATTGGCATGACCATTGATGGCAACGTTGGCCGTCGCGCTCGCGGCGACATATCCGGCATTGACGCCGAGGTTCAGCCCCGCAACGGTCTCGCCGAGCATCGCGAAAAGACCGGCCGTCGAGCTCAGCATGTTCGACACCGCCGTCGAGGTCGCACCGATGCTGATGTTTCCGCCGGTGATCTGGCCATCGACCGTGATGCCCGTCGTCGCATAGGCGTGACCCGATATCAGGGTCTGGCTGGCGGTCGCCGCGAGGGTGACGCTGCCGTCGGTGTAGCTGGTGCCGGAATTGACCGCCTGGGCCAGAATCTTCGCGCCGTTGACGATGGAGATCGTTTTCGCGTCGAGCTCGACATTGTTGGCATTGCCGGTCGAATGACCGTTGACGTCGAGACGGCGGGCATCGATCACGGCATGCGCGGCGAGCGTAATCGAATTGTCCGCCTGGACGACGTAAGTCGCACCGGCGCTCAGCGCTGCGATGGCGTTGGCGACGGACGTGTTCGACAGGGTCACGCCGGCGTCGCCCTGGCCCGCATCGCCGATCACCACATCGGTCGGGTCGATCACCAGCGTGCCCGCCTTGCCGTTCGGCGCGCTGAGGTTGATGGAGACACCGCTGCCGATGTCGATGACGCCGTTTCCGCTGAGCTCGACCAGGCCCGCATTGCCCGTCTTCGAGCCGGCGTTGATCGCCGCACCGCTCTTCACGGTCAGGTCGTTGCCGGCCTTGACGAGGACGCCGCCGGCATCGCCGGTTCGGCTCGCGGTGCTCAGCTTCGCATTCTTGCCGATCTCGGCGTTGTTGCCGGCCACGACCGCAATCGTGCTCGGCGTCGTGGTCTTGCTGCGCGCCGTCAGCCGTCCGTTGACGGTTGCGTTGTTGACGGCTCCGATGTGGATCGAGCCGTTGCTCACGGTGATGGCGCTGGCGCTGCGCAGGCCCTTCGAATTGACGGAGGCCGCGAACTTCGCGGCGTGATCGAGATTGGCGATGTCGCGCTGGCTTGCGCCGCCGACGAGGACGTTCTGCCCGGTCAGGCGGACGCCGTCGATGGCGTTGATCCGGCCGTAGATCCTGATATTGCCGTCCGGCGAGACCGGGAACGAGCCGGCCATCAGATTGCCGACCGCCGTGCCGTTGATCGCCCCTCCGGGTCCGATCAGGCTGTCGGTGAACTCGCGCGTCGGCGTCGAGACGTTGAGGCTGCCGACATTCACCGTGCCGCTGCGGCCGACGACGAAGCCCTTGGGATCGGCGAAGTAGACGTTACCGCCGATGGCGCCGTTCATGTAGGAGTTCAGCGTGCCGTTGACGTAGACCGGCGCATCGCGAACGATGTTGACCAGGTTCTGCGTGCCGGTCGGCAGCTGCAGATTGACGGTGTTGCCCTGCCCGACGCTGAACTGCGAGAACGAGTTGAAGGCGTTGGCGCCCGCCACCGTCGACGTCGTGACGTTGGTGACGCCGCCGGAGGTCTGCAAGGCGGTGCCGGTACGGCCGTCCGGAACGATGACGTTCGCGGTCTGCGCCTGCAGGCGGACGCTGAACACCGGCAGGAAGACCATCTGCATCGCGCAGAGCAGCGACATCGAACGGAAGCGTGCAAGTCCCTGCAGCATCCGTTCGTTGTTGTCTCGCCTCGCAGACGGTCCGCGCATTTCAGATCCTCTTCATCGGCATTGGCGCCGATCCACAACCGCGTGGGAGAATGATGTGAGATCGTCCCGGATCAGAACTGACCGGGCGGAAGCTTGAAGACGTCGGGGCTCTTGGCGTCGGCCACGTAGAACAGCAGCAGGCTCGTCGGCGTGAGCACGCGCTGGTTGTTCTCCTTGTTCTCGAACGTGCCCTGCAGCAGCAGGATCACCGAACGATCCTTGGCGTCGCTGCCGCGGAACATCACGATGCCGCCGTTGACGGGCATGTTGACCGCGATGGAGTCGGGCTTGAAGCCTTCGCTGAGGAAGTGCGCGCGCAGGATGTTGGCGTTGGAGAACAGCTTCTCCGCCGTCAGCGCCGCATCGGTCGCCTTGGACCAGACCGCGCCGATCTGGATCAGCGACTTGGATTTGTAGCCGAACACGTAGGAGAGCTCGGCGGTGCCGCCGTTCGGCAGCAGATCCGGAACGGTCAGCAGCACGCTATGGGTCAGCTCGGACGGATTGTCCTGCGCCTTGATCGCGTCGGCCTTCGGGCTGAAATCCTTGGTCATCGCCGCGCGCACGTCGGCCTCGTTCATGCCGAACTTGGCGGAGCGGAAACCGTCGATCGTCTTGGTCTTGTCGTCGGCAGGCGCCGTGGCGGCCTCGCTCGAGGCTGAAGGTGCCGCACTGGCAGGGGCTGCCGCGCCGGGCGACGCACCGGCCGCGACCGCCTTCGGCGCCGTCGCAGCCTTCTGCTTGGGCGTCGCGCCCTGCACGCCCTGAGCCGCCAGCGGCCCGGCCGCAACAATGGTGAGAAGGCCGACAAGGGCCGGGACAAGGTAGATTTTGCGCATTGTAAACCTTCGAAACAAACCTGAAACAACAGCTCAAAAATCGGCAGTTACGAAATCGGCTTCCCCGAATCGCGGTCCGCAACCGAGACGGAAATGTTGCAATGCCAGAAGGCCTTACAGGGCGTCACGGAGCAGACATCAACCGAAACAGCGATTCAGGTAGCAATACGGTATTGGGGTCCCTGTGGCTGCGAATGAAGGTTCACAAGCGCATTTTTTCATCAATTGTCGCCGCCAGGCTTTCGCGTTATGCACAACGCCAGGGACAACTTTTGCGAAACATTTCATGACTGAACGGCCCGCACCTGCCCGCGTTGTGCCGGCGGTCGCCCGCCGCGATTTCATTCGCCTTGCGGGCGCAACCGCCGCGGGCTTCTTTGCGCTCGGCGCAACGTCGGATCGCATGCGAATCGTCGCCTCGATCACCAGCCTGTCGCTCGACGACGAGCTGACCAGACGCAACATGACCGAAAGCTCGACCACGCGCCTCGGCGCGCTGATCGCCGGCCTGAGGCAGCGTGGCTGGGTCGAAGGGGTCAACTACCGTTTCGAGGTCCGCTCGAGCTTCGGCGGTCCGGACAAGATGAAGGCCGCGGTCACGGAGCTCATCGACCTCAAGCCGGATGTCATCCTCACCGGCTCGACCGTCGAAACCGCAGCCATCATGGCGGCCACCAAGACCATCCCGATCATTTTCGCGACATCCAACGACCCCATCGGCAATGGCTTCGTCCAGAGCCTCGCTCATCCCGGCGGCAACATCACGGGCTTCACCAGCAGCACGCCCGAGATGGGCGGCAAATGGCTTCAGCTGATCAGGGAGGCCGTGCCGGATATTCAGCGCGTCGGCGTCCTGTTCAATCCGGCGAGCACTCCTCGCGCCGGGCGCTTCTACCTCGATTCCGTCGAGCAGGAGGCCGCGGCCGCAGGCGTGACCGTGGTGGTCACGCCGATCAGCACGGCGGCCGAAATCGACGGCGCGATCAGCCGTTTCGCCGAGCCGCCGAAGGCGGCGATGATCTCGCTCGTCGACAGCTTTCTGGTGGTGAACCGGCAGGCGATCGTCGCAACGGCCGCGAAATATCGCGTGCCGATGATCTATCCGTTCCACTACTTCATGGATGCCGGCGGGCTGATGAGCTATGGGCCGACGCTGGAGGTGCGCTCGGCCGATTACGTCGATCTCATCCTGCGCGGCACCAAGGCCGGCGATCTGCCGGTGCAATCGCCGCGGAAGTACGAGCTCCTGATCAACCGCACCGTTGCCAACGCGCTCGGGCTGACGATCCCGTTCACGCTGCTCGTGCGCGCCGACGAGATTCGCGAGTGAACGAGGCGGTCGACCAGGGACATCTGCGAACGCCTCCGGGCCGGCTTTTCCGCAAATATCTCTACTCGATCGTCGCCCTCGCCTTTGCCGTGCTCGCCATCAACACCGGCTTCGACGTCTGGTTCTCCTATCGCGAGCAGAAGCAGCTTCTCGCCGCGACCCAGCGCGAGCAGGCCGCAAGCGCGGCCATCCAGATCGGCCAGTTCGTCGGCCAGATCGAAAACCAGATCAGATGGCTTGCCCGCCTGCCCGCAGAACTCTCGACCAACGAGGACGTGCGCCTCAACGCCATCCGCCTGATGCGCCTCTCGCCCGCGATCGCCGAATTGACCGAGCTCGATGCGCAAGGCCGCGAGCAGGTGCGGGTGTCGCGCCGCGTCGCGGACAGGATCGGCAGCAACGCCGACCATTCTTCCTTTGCGTCGTTCCGCGGCGCCAATGAAAGCCGGGCCTATTACGGGCCGGTCTATTTCTTCGGCGATACCGAGCCCTACATGACGATCGCCACCCGCGGCGTCGGCAGCACACCCAACGTGGTCGTCGCAGAGGTCAATCTGCGCTTCATCTGGGATCTCGTCGCCGGGATCAGGGTGGGCAACACCGGCAAGGCCTATGTGGTCGATCGGCTGGGCGTGCTGATCGCACATCCCGATCTGTGGCCGGCGCTCCGCCGCAGCGATCTGTCACGGCATCCGGATGTGCGCGCCGCGCTCGACGGAGTCGGGCCGCCCACCGGCGGCCTGGTCAAGGAGGATTTTTCCGGACAACGCGTGCTGTCGACCTATGCCACGGTCCCCTCGCTCGGCTGGCTGGTGTTCGTCGAGCTTCCGCTCAGCGAAGCCTACGCGCCGATCTACGCCTCGATCGGACGGTCGACGTTCCTGCTGGTCGCGCTGCTGGTCATCGCGGCTCTCGTGTCGCTCTGGCTCAGCCGGCGCATGACCGTGCCGATCCAGCTGCTGACGCAGGGCGCGCGGCGGATCGAGAGCGGCGATCTCAAACTGCGGCTCGCGATCAGGACGGGTGACGAGCTCGAGGCGCTCGGCGACCAGTTCAACCGGATGGCCGCGCATTTGCGCGAATCCTATGCCACGCTGGAGCGGAAGGTCATCGAACGGACCTCAGAGCTCGAGAAGGCGCGCGACCAGGCTCTGGCCGAGCACGATGCGGCCGAGCGCGCACGCAGCGTCGCGGTTGCGGCCAACGAAACCAAATCGCGCTTCCTCGCCGTGGTCAGCCACGAGCTGCGCACGCCGCTCAACGGCGTCATGGGCGTGCTGCAGCTGCTCGACGACGGCAGGCTCAGTGAGGTCCAACGCCGCCACCTCGCAACCGCCGCCGCCTCGGGCGAAACGCTGATCGCGCTGGTCGATGCCATTCTCGAATATGCCCGGCTCGAAGCCAGCGCCGAAACGCTGGAGACGCGCGACTTCCGCCTCGACCAGCTGATCGAGACCGCCGCCGATCTGATGCGGCCGCAAGCCTTCGGCAAGGGACTGAGCTTCGACCTCGACTGCGATGCGACGATCGGCACCTCCGTGCACGGCGATCCCGTCAGGCTCAATCGCATCCTGCTCAACTTGATCGGCAACGCCATCAAGTTCACCCCGAGCGGCGGCATCTCCCTGAGCGCGACAGCCGAACGGCGAAACGACGATGCGCTGCTCCGCGTCGTCGTTCGCGACACCGGCATCGGCATCGCGCCCGACATGCACGAGCGGATTTTCGAGGACTTCGTGCAGGCCGACGACAGCATCGCGCGGCGGTTCGGCGGCACCGGCCTCGGGCTTGCGATCGCGCGTCGCCTCACCCGGCTGATGCGCGGCGAGCTGACGGTGGAGAGCACGCCCGGCCAGGGCAGCGTGTTCACGCTGCTCGTTCCGCTTCGTGACGCCGCCAGCGGCATCGCGCAAGGCGCGATTGCGCCGCCATCGCGGCAGCGCCACGTGCTGCTGGTCGACGACGATCCCGTCAATTGCGAGGTCGGCGAAGCCATTTTGAACCGGCTCGGCCACCTCTGCGCGATCGCCAGGAACGGCGCGGAAGCGGTGGCGCTCGCGCGCGACCACGCATTCGACGTCATCCTGATGGATCTGCACATGCCCGACATGGATGGCGTGGAAGCGGCCGCACGCATTCGACAGCTTTCGCTGCAGCCGATGCCGCGGATCATCGTCGTGACCGCCGACGTCTCGCGCAGCACCCGCGAGCGGCTCGCAGCCGCAGGAATCGCCAGGGTCGTCAGCAAGCCGATCCTGATCAACGCGCTTCGCGAGGCGATCGAGGATGAATCCGGGGATGGCGCGACCGACGCACCGCTTGCGGCCGGCGCCTTGATCGACCGGAATTTTCTCGACGACCAGAAGGAGCTGCTCGGACCGACGCAGATCGCGAAGCTCCATCATCTGCTGCAGGAGACCAGCGAAAAACTGATCGCCGATATCACTGCGGCCGCCGCGTCCGGCGACCACAATCAGCTCGCACGATCCGCGCATCAGCTCGGCAGCGCGGCGAGCGCGCTGGGCCTCGTCCACCTGTTCGAGCGCTGCCGCGACATCGAGCTGACGGCGCCGACGATGTCGCCCGACGAATGCCGGGATGCGGCGCGCGAGCTGGCCGCGCTTCGCGACGCATCGATCAGCGCGCTGGACAATATGCTCGCACCAG
Encoded proteins:
- a CDS encoding hybrid sensor histidine kinase/response regulator — protein: MNEAVDQGHLRTPPGRLFRKYLYSIVALAFAVLAINTGFDVWFSYREQKQLLAATQREQAASAAIQIGQFVGQIENQIRWLARLPAELSTNEDVRLNAIRLMRLSPAIAELTELDAQGREQVRVSRRVADRIGSNADHSSFASFRGANESRAYYGPVYFFGDTEPYMTIATRGVGSTPNVVVAEVNLRFIWDLVAGIRVGNTGKAYVVDRLGVLIAHPDLWPALRRSDLSRHPDVRAALDGVGPPTGGLVKEDFSGQRVLSTYATVPSLGWLVFVELPLSEAYAPIYASIGRSTFLLVALLVIAALVSLWLSRRMTVPIQLLTQGARRIESGDLKLRLAIRTGDELEALGDQFNRMAAHLRESYATLERKVIERTSELEKARDQALAEHDAAERARSVAVAANETKSRFLAVVSHELRTPLNGVMGVLQLLDDGRLSEVQRRHLATAAASGETLIALVDAILEYARLEASAETLETRDFRLDQLIETAADLMRPQAFGKGLSFDLDCDATIGTSVHGDPVRLNRILLNLIGNAIKFTPSGGISLSATAERRNDDALLRVVVRDTGIGIAPDMHERIFEDFVQADDSIARRFGGTGLGLAIARRLTRLMRGELTVESTPGQGSVFTLLVPLRDAASGIAQGAIAPPSRQRHVLLVDDDPVNCEVGEAILNRLGHLCAIARNGAEAVALARDHAFDVILMDLHMPDMDGVEAAARIRQLSLQPMPRIIVVTADVSRSTRERLAAAGIARVVSKPILINALREAIEDESGDGATDAPLAAGALIDRNFLDDQKELLGPTQIAKLHHLLQETSEKLIADITAAAASGDHNQLARSAHQLGSAASALGLVHLFERCRDIELTAPTMSPDECRDAARELAALRDASISALDNMLAPAQERTVTS
- a CDS encoding ABC transporter substrate-binding protein, with product MTERPAPARVVPAVARRDFIRLAGATAAGFFALGATSDRMRIVASITSLSLDDELTRRNMTESSTTRLGALIAGLRQRGWVEGVNYRFEVRSSFGGPDKMKAAVTELIDLKPDVILTGSTVETAAIMAATKTIPIIFATSNDPIGNGFVQSLAHPGGNITGFTSSTPEMGGKWLQLIREAVPDIQRVGVLFNPASTPRAGRFYLDSVEQEAAAAGVTVVVTPISTAAEIDGAISRFAEPPKAAMISLVDSFLVVNRQAIVATAAKYRVPMIYPFHYFMDAGGLMSYGPTLEVRSADYVDLILRGTKAGDLPVQSPRKYELLINRTVANALGLTIPFTLLVRADEIRE